The following proteins come from a genomic window of Synechococcus sp. BIOS-E4-1:
- a CDS encoding SDR family NAD(P)-dependent oxidoreductase — protein sequence MISGASRGIGRAIARKALADGHRLSLGLRDLNSLKGSVLDPEVAGKHRVMLHSYSAEDSLGAQSWVDATVDYFGSFDSLICSAGIFSRVSVLFSPGEEEEIERTMKINLIAPWILARAAWPQLVHHGSGRIQMLVSLSGKESKGKLAAYSASKFALLGLCQTMRNEGWNDGIRVTAICPGWVNTDMAHSVLAEPSEFWPTHSLKPEEMTQPEDIADISSALLKLDNRAVPFEVSVNSNLGW from the coding sequence ATGATCAGTGGTGCAAGTCGTGGCATCGGGCGGGCAATTGCAAGGAAGGCATTGGCTGATGGTCACCGCTTAAGCCTAGGGCTCAGAGATTTGAACTCGCTAAAAGGTTCAGTATTAGACCCAGAAGTTGCTGGAAAACATCGTGTAATGCTGCACTCATACTCAGCTGAAGATTCACTTGGAGCTCAGTCCTGGGTTGATGCCACGGTGGATTATTTTGGTTCTTTTGATAGTTTGATATGCAGCGCCGGTATATTCAGTAGGGTTTCAGTCTTATTTTCTCCAGGCGAAGAAGAGGAGATTGAGCGGACAATGAAAATAAATCTGATAGCTCCCTGGATTTTGGCCCGGGCCGCTTGGCCTCAGCTGGTTCATCATGGTTCTGGAAGAATTCAGATGCTGGTGTCGCTGAGCGGGAAAGAAAGTAAAGGTAAACTCGCCGCATATAGCGCCAGTAAATTCGCGTTGTTAGGTTTGTGTCAGACGATGCGTAATGAAGGTTGGAATGATGGCATTAGAGTCACAGCTATTTGCCCAGGTTGGGTTAACACTGATATGGCTCATTCTGTATTGGCAGAGCCAAGTGAATTTTGGCCAACACATTCGCTCAAGCCAGAAGAAATGACTCAGCCTGAAGATATTGCCGATATAAGTTCTGCACTGCTTAAGCTCGATAATAGAGCTGTTCCTTTTGAGGTATCTGTTAACTCAAATCTTGGATGGTGA